ATGAATAACTATATAAATTATGCGTGATGAGAGGGGGCGGGGGCGCGCTTCGGGAGTTGCACCTGTTAAGTGGACGCTGTCATGGCGGTGCTGCGTTGCTTATGTCAAGAGCAAATAAAGCCACTGAAGGAATATAAACGATGTATTTATTACGCCTAACATTGGTAGCAGAGGATAGCTGCTAATTATAGAGTTGCCCCAAAGTTTGACGAAGCTAAGAGTATTGGACAAATGAAGTCAGCGTCTGGAGACAAGTAATGGAGCTGAATGACACTCGCCGTGGACTTGGCGCTCGCAGGATGATTTCGAACAGATACAAACGGATGAGAATAACATGACGTTGCCTGATGCTGTTTTAGCTTTTAAGCATATCTGGATGAAAAGAGCAGGCAACTGGCGTTGACTACGCACACAGAGGTGACATTCACCTCCATGAAATCAGAGGATTTTTATGTTAGAGTGGACAACAAAAGGCGTTACCAGGTACTAATCCACAAATTCAGTCAGAGATCAAGAAATGCCATTTGTCAGAGCACTTACCATTGGGTTAAGGACTGTCCCCACAGGAAGAATGAACAAGTAAAAATCAGAGAAGACTTAAATGTGTAACAGATGCCTCCAAATTAGACTCCAAAATCAAGTAAGTCAGTTGCTGTAAAGTGAAGAACGGGGCTGCAGACCATTTCGTCTTGGAGATGGAAATGTAGTAAATTCAACCGGATATGTGAACCTACCTGCACAGAGAAAATGCAATGTTGAAGCTGAAGTGGTTCCAGTTGATATTACGTTGCTGCTGAGTAACACATCCCTGAAAAAGTGCAGGAACTGCTTTGCACATGAATAATGACAGGGAGGAGATGTTCAAGCAGCTGGTACGTCTTGAGTTCGTGTAGATCAACACAAGTTGGAACCGGGGATATGGTATCTTCACATCATCGATCacttcataaaacaaaaaagtcctCTGAGATTGTGAACTCCTTCATTCATATAGTTAGTCAtcgtcaactttattgtcaaatgtaccatatggGATCACCAactataaatgaaataatttcccAAATGGTCAAGGTatatgtgcatttttttaatcactgcaCCAAACCTTGAGGGTCAACAACAAGacctcacaaacacaaattactCCAAAATGAACTTTAAACTACAACTTTAGACACAAACTGCAAGCAAAAACTAGAACATAAGTGTCCAGCACATaacctttgtttttgttgcgGGGGTACTTTGGTTTTGATTCACGAGGTGAAGTTATCAACAGCTGCGGGCTTGACCAGCCAGGACCCAAACCGTTGCTGCGACAGGTATGCCTTCAACATGCCCTTGGCTTCCTGGTAAGGCTTTGCTTTCGTCTTCAACGACAAAACATCAAAGGTATCAATATTAAGTTACGCTATGTTAGTGTATTCATTATAAAGAATAGGGTTCACTTTAGAATCGCCAATTAAGTCAATGTGAATAAATGAGGTGGAACAGATGAAGTGAGTTGTGGATGTGCAGCTAACAAATAAACAGCAGTGGAAAGATGCCAACATGTCAACATGTTGACATTGATCTGGAAAGTTTCCAGCAGCGTGTTCAGTCTACGCCATGAAAGATAAAAGTCAAAAGTGATTCTATTACAGGATAAACATTGTGTATCTAACAAAAGGTCCACTGCAATGTCACGGACATAGTACGAGTCTCACTCTGGTACAAGAGCTCCTGACCTTACCTTGGCTTCTCTGTAGCAACTTGTGGCTACCAGGTCTTGTCTCTGAGCGTTGCTGGCCACCAACTTGAAGCGGTGCAACATTGCTGCTTTGCAGAGACGACTCGCCAAAGTAGGGCCGCTTTGAAAGGGAGATCTACACCAAGACAACCAGCGTAAACAAACAGCTTTTATGGCATCGCATCAGGCCTACCCAGGTGACGACACTAATCTTTACCGTTCAGTCGTCTTGCCCTCCAGGCCATCCACAACCTCCAGGGAGCCGTCTCCTTCAGTCCAGTTGACACTGTAGGTCACAGTCTCGCTGCTCACGCTGTGGGCAGCCACAGGAGGCACCAGACTGATCTGAGGTCTGATGGAGCAGTAGTACAGGGGCAGCTGGGAGGTGATCCCTTCCACGCGCTGGCTCACAGAGATCTCCAGGCCATAGACATCAGTGCCACCAGAGTCACCTGCAGTCCAAAAGAGCATCCCTTTTTAATTTACCGCTGATCTTCTGtaacattttgacacatcaaccGAAACTCGCCATTGCTCAGGTGGACGGTTAGCCCTTCATTGACAGTTCATTTCCTCGCATGCATCTTTACTAATAAACTAAGAAAAAAGCATGAGTGGTTTCAAGGAAACAACCACCACAACAAAGTGAGTCTTCAGTGAACcaggaaagacaaagaaactACAGCGCTTCTCATAAGAGGAAGTCTAACATTTTGCAGCCTGTCTGACCCAACATCACCCCTGGAGTGATTCTTCTGTTGGACCTGCAGCAATACATTGAAGGCAAaattaaagctttttttaaaatatgtgcgaacacacacacacacacacacacacacacacacacacacacacacacacacacaagaaaaaacTGTCAGACTACACACAGACATTATAAAAGCTATCATAGAATTTCCCTTTAAATTGACTTCAAAGAAAACCCTGATTATTCTAAGCTATTCTAGGAAAACGGACTTGTTGATTTGTGTAGCATATAGAACACTGATACATTTCACCAAAAATCCTCcgcttattatgtattttttaaattaattttcatccTTCTGTTTCATACAAGtgtgttgaatttattttcacGTCGGAATAATTTGTTTGCAATTATTGAACTTGTATTTTGGGTTGACGTTACTTCTGACCCATGACGTCACTTCCTGAGTCGTGCTTCCCTTCCTCAGTTTCTTATTGGTGATGACTGAGGAAGGTGAGTTTGTTATGTGCTCCTGGTAAATATGGTTCCAAACATTCTATGGATGTAAAAAAGGtattagaaataaagaataaaggtTGATATGATTTAGTTTTTGTTACGCTAAATTTGATTGTCGTCACAAATGGAGTGTTTTGTCAACGTTTAAAGTATGTGTATTTTGCGGCACTGCTGAAGTATTCTCTTTCATGAGTTTTCTAATGCTGCAGATTGGTGTGCTCTGTCCTGCTTGTGGTTTACAATATGTGATTGTGTCACTCCATTTTGTGCACATTGATACGCCACCTCTTCTGCTGAACCATCACATCTAGAATTCTTCATTACACCACACAGGGTACTGTATTAATGGACAAGTTATGCCAGACCGGCTACACTTGCCTATGAAGATGCTCTCGACATAGACGGGCTCGATGAAGTGGCTGAGCAACGCCCCCTGGAATCCAAGCACCTGCCACTGGGTGAGCTTGTCCGTGGAAGACATGCTGACGATCTTGTTGGCAGAGGCATCCGTGGTAGATGAGAAGACTGAGAAAACCTTTAGAAGAACAAATTAATACTTCTGCGGCCCGTTGCAGCTGTAATGCATTAATAATCTAAAAACACTAAAACTCACCCTTCCTTCCACTGACAGGTGTAGGCTGATCGCAAGGTTGGCTTGTAAACTCGATGGGGAGAACGGGTTCAGGCGCCTGAGATGTGAAGCAGAGTTAAAACATCTGAAAACGTCTTCATTATTCAGGTTCTTTTTcccaaatgtgacatttttatgAAGCCTTCACTGTTACAACAGCCAAAGCCACAGTATTTATCACTTATTCTGCAGTAGGACTCACTGTGAACATCAGAAATCAGCAGCAACTGGTCAAACAAACTACAAGCTTAGCATCACAATCTGTGCTGACTGAAATAGGAATATGCTACTTTTCCAATGTGAACGCCTACAACAACCTCAATGTTATACTCAGAAGACTGTCATTATATTTTCTTTACTCGAGAGCTTCCCTCCAAAGGATGAAGCTAATtatcacacactcacatcctGGATAGGATCTGAGGAGCACACTTTGGGAGTCTGTTCACGTAGAGGTGGAAGGTGATGCCGCTCTTCAGGCTGAAGAGGCCGCTGGCACTGTTGCATTCGAAAATGGACGTCTCCTTGAGACCGTCTATGTTGCTAAAGAACATCAGCAGGTGCCGGTAAAGAAACCTGAAAGCACACCGTGAGAACGGCTCATGTTAAAACTCATACTGTATTCATGTGTAAGGTCATCCCGAATCCCTTTATGAATAATCAAATGAAACAATTTAGAACTCAAATAATGTTGGTTGAGGGTGAAATATCAAAAATTATGACAGCAAGCAGCTCAGGGAGCTTCTAAAGGGAACTGTAAAGACAAGGGAAAAGATGGTGTTAATGGTTGAGATCTCTATCACATCAACCGACACAATAATGGTAGACATTTTAGTGAAATCACAGTTAAATATTTAaggacaggacacacacagcagtgtggCAGTTATTACCGGTATGTCACAACCTTTAATCAACCGTGAAAACGTAAACTCTTAACCATGAACACCTAAACTCGacttttttgtgtcattttttccaACTAATACCCCTAAAGAAACTGGATTGAAGTGAATTCTACGACGTCCAGCCTGAACTAAACACTAGCATGTGAGAGAGACTTTCATAGTCAGATCAACCTCCATGCCTGACTGCGCTGCCCTGCTCTTTAAAACTATTTCGGCCTGTTGCTGAATGACTGATTCAACTCAAGAACACACCTGGGGAATAATTGGGTATTTGTGTGACACTCATTGATAAAGAGATGTGAGTGGAGTGAACGTCAAGGAATACAACATCTATGTCCCAGGACGTAACTGTGATTTACATTTGATAGCATTAAATGTAGGGTAGCTTTGATCGGTAGCTGCCTGCTTAACACAACAGGAAATTCAACCACATTTCCAGTGATTCTCAAAGATAACTGCTGGCCGCTGTGGTCTACATTCGTCTGTGTATTCTAATGCAAGATGTTTAACCTGATGTGAACTTTGATGTTAGAAGAATGCTTCCTACAAAACGACTAAGTTTCTAGAATGATAATAGATGAATATGAAGATATTAAATATGAGACACTTTCTTGCAGgaggatcacacacacaggtgtgcaAACTTACCTCATCAGAGATCTTCGTGCAGTCACGATGGCGTGTGAGTCGTGCACGATTCGCCCACTGGAACAAATATCCTCTTTGGTGTTGAAGCTGCCAGTGCCTAAAGCGACCACCTTGTATTTACCCGCTACAAGGACAGAAAATACAGCTTACTCAGCAAGTGGCTAAGCACACATTGCAAggtctgagagaaaaaaaaaggttcgaCCACAGTGTCCAACAACACTGTCAGCTGTTAGAGGGTTTACAACCCAACCTAAAGCCCGTGATGTGTCCCAGGTGTTTCCCTTGTAATTACAAGTCTGAATGATGAACGCCGCTACGGTGCCGGCACAGTCGGAGAACTCTGGGTGGTTGTTCATCAGTTTGTTGAGCTGATCTCTCACGACGCATGGAATCTGAGAGCTGATGGCATCCTTCCTTCCTGCATGTATGAAATACATAATGAAGGTAAAACATATCTTTTATCACCAATCGCATCCTCAACACAACAGACGTGTGTAATCGAGAGCAGCATGTATTCGTTATTTGGTGATTCATACAcatactgattaaaaaaaaacaacttgtattTTGATCTGTTCCAAGAAGACCAGGTCTGTAGAGAACCTGTGTGTTCGCTCACTAACAACCACACAAGAGTCAGTCAGGTCCAACACTTTTAATCCAATGCAAATGTAAAAACCATCAAAAATTAAGCACTAAGtgaatagaacaaaaaaaatactgctgaTATTTGTGGTTGCAACAGATATGATTTGTTATACCTTGTTTGTCACACAGAGGAGCATGCATCTGCATATCTGTTAGAAATATTTAAGTCCTTTCTTAAAAGGTGTAAGAAGCATCGAGGAATACAAACTTGCCACTCAGGCCGCCACATGGAAGAACATTGAAGACGGAGAGCTGCTCTTTTACTGGCAAGGATTGAGAGACATCTAacgaaaaaaatggaaatgaacgAGGATAACAATATTGTTGTGcacttaaacacattttaatctgaTCAGTGTATATGACACTTACCCACTGCGTCATGAGGAAGAGAATTCTTTCTTTCCAGCTTTGGCAACAGTTCCATCAAGGCAAGCTCTGCCGCCCTGACCCGAGCCTTCTTCTTGCTATCTCCCATCCCTGTCTTGTACGTGACCCCATCGATAACCACACAATATGCAAAATAGAGGCGTACTATGTTTCCTGAGAAGACAAAGTGGAAGTCAAATCTTCAGCTCTGGCCTGTGGGCTTTCACAACATTTGATTTCACCAGTTTTACCTGGGGTCACTGTCTCTTTTATTTCAAACTGGAAATTGAAATGCTTGGCGAGCACATGGAGTAAAGAAACGCCGTTCACTTCTCCTTTcttgtaattttcaatttgcTCTCCAACCATGTCAGCCAAACCTATGTGTTGAAAAGGTCATTAAAATGTTAGAACTGCAGATATTCAtgtatttaatgtttgtaaaataaacattacaTGAGTAACAATCCTCTGGATCTTGGTTATTGAACACATTATGAAAGGTGATTGACTGAGAATTTGTTAATTAATGTTTGTGGGATAAACAGGAATGTCATCAGGTTTGAATTACCTTTCCTTTTTTGATTGGTGGCTTTTCTGTTCTCTGGATCCATAGCTTGGGGACAATATGAGCACATTTAGACAACTCTTTATAGAAATctattcatatacagtatgttatgttTACAGATTTCTCAAAAAATTCAAAGATCTGTATGTATAAATAGTTATTACACACCTTTAGAGGTGGTTACACAACCCTCCACACATTTACTAATGATTTGTCAACATGCTAATGTCAGACAAGCAAAATAACAGAACTAATAATGCTAACGGCGAGCTAATGCTCATAATGGAGCTTTTATAAAGATTTAGCTTTAGCTTATAACGCTAACAGCTAGCTAATACCCATGCACTGAGTTCaccgttagctttagcttcatTAAACTTGGATCGATACTGACGTCACGATTAAAACTTTAGCTTCTAAAATCCCTTTTCTAACTTACCACACCTGAAACTCCTGCTTACCAAATCGTGAATTAACTTTAGTTGGTTAGttaagtttagttagtacggaagctacttttttaaaatagtcGTACTTGGGAAGATGCGGAGTCAATGCGCGTGGGCGAGACAATGCGCGTCCGTGTGTCAATTAGCGCACGTGCGCCGACCTTGCTCCTTCGACTCTGAGTGCAgagattcaattcaattcaaaaaactttatttgtccccaattGGGGACACGAAGCCACACGAAGATACACGAACGAAGATACACGAACGAAGATACACGAACGAAGATACACGAACGAAGATACACGAACGAAGATACACGAAGCCACATTGTTTATAAAACacgatgttttttgttttgtttttttcattttatttcttcctaAATTTACGTCATCATTGTACGCATTCTACGTCCCACTACCCACTCGTCTCTGCAgcgatttgattttttttttaaatgtaatcctAATGAAACTAAAATACGTTATCTAAATGAATGCATGGATGGAAATTTGCCATGGAAACATGACTACCATCCCTGTTGTGTTGATTTTAAGAACTTTTGATGGAGACATAAGGGTATTATCACATAAAgtgaaatttgaaatgaaactgatttcttattattattattattattcaattgGTTTATCATATGACCGGCAGAGAGACCTGAGGAAGTGAATTGAAGATGAATTTTCtcattaattgaaataaaaggactctttttctttcagcatGAAAGAGGAAGAGTCCTCTACTACCTACTCTTTGTGTCTCATTGCTGCAGGAAGTTAACAAAAACTCCTGTAAGGTTGCGGTTAAGCATCACTATTTGCCCCCTGCATGTTTGCCCCTCTGACCAAAGTCGAATCAGGTTTTCGACCCATGAAGACGTCTGACGTAGACATGCAGGGAGAGATATATGTTCCACTGAAACTTTGCAAATGTTCTGAAACTTTTGCAAAGTTTAGGTCAACAAAAGGGGGGCTTCCTCTCCCTCCCAGTCTGCTATGGCATGATGTCATTGGTCCACAAAGAACACAGCAGAGACCGCTGGCCTACTTTTGCTCTTTACATCTTCAAGTGGGTAAAATAAACCTCAAAATCTTGATTATGTTTGTTAGAGTAAGACTGTGCAGTTTTTCTAGAGCTCACTCTCCACTACATCTTTATTtatcgaataaaaacacagatcaCGGGACAGTATATTCTCTGTAGCGACAACAGACGTTGCATCTGGCCGATGAtaattgtgtttcattttactgTCAAATTAGATCAAGTTTAAACATCCTAAATGAACGCCAGCATTTGGAGCCAGAAAGTGAAGTAATGAAATCAGATCTGCCTTATTGATCCTGACCCTCCTGAACCATTATGAGGACTTAATCTGTTTGTACATTTCTCTGCTAAAACAATATTTGAATAAGTTCCATTAACATCTTCAGCTGTGGATGAGATTGATGCCACTTTAACACCTGGAGGATAAATATCAATCTTTTCCTATTTTAGCACAGAGTGGAAACTGGTTCTGGAAGAGCCAAAAACCAGTAAGAGCTGCCAAAAAGACTTCTGTGATATATGCTCCCATAAgccatgtgttcttcttttattttggaatctgtatgaattaaaataagatGCAGCTTTGGCTCTAGAGGTGCTGTTTCCAGCGTTTATGCTCACTTTAACTGAACAGCATCAGTGGTATTGATCTTCTCATGTAACTGAGAAAAACCAAGAATCCAAATCAGCTCTGTCAGGACCCAATCTATACTGTAAACTCGATCTGTTCCACATATGCACAAGCGGTCAGGGATAGGGTTGGGATTATTGACTTATGTGCACATGTGATGAACTTATTAGGTTTAATTTTACTGCTCCAAAAGGAGAATGGTTTCTTTAATGCATGGATGGAGGAGGATCTGCTGGGACTGCATATTAAATCTGCTTTTGGATcatcaataaatataataattctGTTCTTTATTGTTAAAATCAAATCCTAGTCTGTAGAACTTAATGTGCTCCTGTTTGGCTCGGTGCTCTCGGTGGTACGAGGAGGCGCCATTACGCCTGTGGTTTGAGGCTCGACTGACAACTGAAAGTTTTTACTTGTTGACTGGTCATTATGAAAGACAACTGGTGGCACTATTCTCTGAAATGCCCTCAATGGGAACAATGATGAGCATttatagataaataaaagtaaaatggaACAAACAGCCCACATTCGGCAAGAAGTTAAGGTCACCACAGGAACAAATATGGCTCTACCCCCCACGCAGTTTGTAGGGACGAAGCTCGCAATGACTTCTCTAATCAGTCACACTTGAAAAGGGAAAGGATGCGGTCTGAAATGAGTTTGCGCATTCGTCTTCTGATTAATCATCCCAGAATgtaaagggggaaaaaaactgaaatctgACTTTTACCACAAGTTTCCCACAAGTTTAACGAAGCTGGAAGAGAATAAGTTGGTTCTTTTGAGGTATTTCCTATTAGAAAACTTTTCTGTTGATTACTGGTTTATCTGAATCTGATTTACTTTATAAATAACTTACATAATGATGATGTAACTAGACCAGAAGGTCAGAGAGTCAACAAATAGATGCCAAATATATATACTATTAAAAAAAGGATCTGAAGGTTGAGCAatccaggagagaaaaaaattaaaaatgaaaattaagtttacaattttattgtaaaatatcacatttgagtctgaaaaatttaaataacttGCATGTGACTCAATTCTGCTTCAGtaaatgttattattgttattaggATTGGAAGCGCAGCTGATAGCTCATCTGAAATTAAGGATTGAAGAATTAAATTACCGAAAATCATAACCTGagcagtatttttctttttttaattatctgtttaaaggctgttttttttttccttcacaggAAAGAAACAACGGCCTCAAAGTGAAACTTTCAACTTCAAAATGTTTGCTGTCGTTGATAACTTGGTGCACAGTCCTCACAGTCTCACCAGTTTGGAAAAGCCAGACTAACTGAAAGCCCTCAGAGACGGTGGAAATCCCCCCCAGTGCATGTGTTTTTCAGGACATTATCATCTCGAtcaaactcaattttttttccacccttttttttgtcatacattttgcaaaaaatgatttgaaaaaTTTGATCTGAATTGGAAAATTTGCACAAACACCTGCAAATGCATGGTAAAATCAATCAGCCCCTTCTTCTTCGAGGTATTTTTACTTCCAAccgtaaaaagaaaaaacaatctACAGGGTGTTTAaggaaatttaaataattttaaaattatttaaaaaaatacattttgaaagttATTTGCATCCTTCTCCATCCACCTGCATCCATTAATAGAAGGTATCTTTCTGTTTTTGGACAGTAGAGGGCAGtagaagagagaaaatgaaagaaatgtttgcactacaaaattacaaatttcACATATGATTTAATCAATTATTAGAAGGCTATCAGtgtcaaacacaacaaatggaGAATTATAATGGCAGATATCTGTTATATGAGACCAGAAATAACCACTTGTGCAATTAATATTAACTTTATCAAAGGCTGAtgcagaaatgaaaacaaaatacacatCGGTACTGGACAGGAAACATTATATACCTTCACATGTGTGATTTACAATGGTAAATAAAAGAATCAGCTCTCTGGGCTTCATGCACGATGCACACGACACGTGGGCACGTCCCTCCAAAATGACATATACATGATGGACTGTCGAGAGCTACGCTAACTGCTTTATTGGagttcccccctcctccccaaaCCATCAGAAACCAGAGCCGAGTGCCCCATGGCCAACGCATGCTTGCTCTGACAGCACCCTACCATTGATAAATAACAGCAGGTCTCCTTGAGCCCGGCTGGTGTAGTCGCGTTCAGCTGCAGCTCTCCAATGCGTCTCCACAGCCAAGATTGAATCTTCCCCATTCATTAGACTAAGTGGATGAGGCTCTCTAATAGGGGCTCCCTTCCCCTCAATAATTGCTGTTGATTGGCGTAAATTAGACCCTAGTTGCCAGACGAGTGATTCTCGACGACGATAATCCGATTCCAAACTCAAACTAATAGGATTTTAACTCTGGCTTGGCCTAATGTCCGTCTGCAAACCCTGGCTGTGGCCCTACGCCCCATCCAGCCGACGTCCTCTGGATCATATCTGGGCCGGGCAGGCCAAACTGGAGCGGCAGTGGGTGTGCGGATTCGGAATGGGGGCTCGGAGGGGGTCAGGTCTTCGGCGCCGTTCGTGACTCATCCCCGGACCTCGACATTCTTGGTATCAATTGGACATTCATGCATGTGACTTACGTCATCTGGGTGgtagtggtgtgtgtgggggggggtgcgtgTGAATGAGACTTCTGCAGCGGATGTTGACTGTCTTGGGCTGACAGTTCGTGCCTGGATATTGAATGATGAACCCTCTGAGGGCTCTGCAGCGTGGACGTCAGTCAAACTTAGCAAACAGACGCTTCAGTCCTGCAGGACTAAATTTTAGTTCCATAGTCGCAGTCCTCATAGGATTGGATGCACGGCTGATAGCCCAGTTCTGGTTGGGTAAAAGtaaccgagggccacatcagcatcatggctgtcctcaaaaggacggatgtaacttataaatgtaactaatgtaactcaaTCCCTTTAACTTgtcattaaacccacagaactccatcaatcaaggttcaaactatcaatgaataaagaaaaataacatcaaacaagtTAGAATGTTgaatttgttcaaaacgtttttgtcaaagttaaaatgggctgaattactgaattgtgggaaatgtagttttgatcaaagcacacttttgacctatttttcgACATTCTGACCCTTCATGCTCTCGcgagccacataaaatgatgtggcgggccacatttggtccccgggccttgagtttgccACGTGTTCTATTAGAAATACACACTCCAAACC
The Antennarius striatus isolate MH-2024 chromosome 10, ASM4005453v1, whole genome shotgun sequence genome window above contains:
- the adad1 gene encoding adenosine deaminase domain-containing protein 1, with the translated sequence MVGEQIENYKKGEVNGVSLLHVLAKHFNFQFEIKETVTPGNIVRLYFAYCVVIDGVTYKTGMGDSKKKARVRAAELALMELLPKLERKNSLPHDAVGRKDAISSQIPCVVRDQLNKLMNNHPEFSDCAGTVAAFIIQTSGKYKVVALGTGSFNTKEDICSSGRIVHDSHAIVTARRSLMRFLYRHLLMFFSNIDGLKETSIFECNSASGLFSLKSGITFHLYVNRLPKCAPQILSRMRLNPFSPSSLQANLAISLHLSVEGRVFSVFSSTTDASANKIVSMSSTDKLTQWQVLGFQGALLSHFIEPVYVESIFIGDSGGTDVYGLEISVSQRVEGITSQLPLYYCSIRPQISLVPPVAAHSVSSETVTYSVNWTEGDGSLEVVDGLEGKTTERSPFQSGPTLASRLCKAAMLHRFKLVASNAQRQDLVATSCYREAKTKAKPYQEAKGMLKAYLSQQRFGSWLVKPAAVDNFTS